One Microbacter margulisiae genomic window carries:
- a CDS encoding alpha-ketoacid dehydrogenase subunit alpha/beta — protein sequence MPKSQFIDPVKMRSASEITFTPIPVNQYNKTIREELDNKNFTKEELLHIYHDMAMIREFETMLNLVKTTGAYSGIAYNNPGPAHLSAGQEAAAVGMAYTLTIDDFIFGSHRSHGEILAKGLRSIQQLDDAALTKIMEDFFGGTAYNIVKKDFNGSVKELAKRFLLYGVMAEIFARETGFNKGLGGSMHAFFLPFGIYPNNAIVGGSADIAVGAALFKKVNRKPGLVVANIGDASMACGPVWEGMMFAAMDQFKQLWADDMKGGLPVVINIMNNHYGMGGQTCGETMGYDIAARIGAGINPEQMHAERVDGYNPLAVIDAYRRKREIIDKQKGGPVLLDVMTYRYSGHSPSDASSYRSKEEMEAWEEQDCILQFGKKLIEANIATQIDLDKIQDSVKGSMVDVFKLAIDEEISPRMDLHKTPELLGDMMFSNKTVDSFSNATPDVNHPLNENPRVKQIAGKERFVTDKEGKPVSKMKQYQLRDGLFEAIIHRFYEDPTLIAYGEENRDWGGAFAVYRGLTEALPYHRLFNTPIAEASIVGTAIGYAMCGGRVIPEIMYCDFLGRSGDEVFNQLPKWQAMSGNILKMPVVVRVSVGSKYGAQHSQDWTSLVAHIPGLKVCFPVTPYDAKGLMNTALQGTDPVIFFESQRIYEIGEQFHEGGVPKGYYEIPFGEPDIKREGKDITILTIGATLYRALEAAKILEEKYGMSAEVIDARSLVPFNYEKVIESVKKTGRIVLSSDATQRGSFLNDMAQNISELAFDYLDAPPVVVGSRNWITPAYELEYAFFPQPETIIDAIHEKIIPLKGYVPFANFTDAEQIRRAKLGI from the coding sequence ATGCCTAAAAGTCAATTTATCGATCCTGTAAAAATGCGTTCGGCAAGCGAGATCACGTTTACGCCTATACCTGTCAATCAATACAACAAAACCATCAGGGAAGAACTCGACAACAAGAACTTCACCAAAGAAGAGTTGCTGCATATCTACCACGATATGGCAATGATCCGTGAGTTTGAAACCATGCTCAATTTAGTAAAAACAACCGGAGCTTATAGTGGCATTGCATACAACAATCCAGGGCCAGCCCACCTTTCGGCAGGGCAGGAAGCTGCTGCGGTAGGTATGGCGTACACGCTAACGATTGATGATTTTATTTTCGGCTCACATCGAAGCCATGGCGAAATTCTGGCAAAGGGGCTTCGCTCCATCCAGCAACTGGATGATGCCGCATTAACGAAAATCATGGAAGATTTCTTCGGAGGAACCGCCTACAACATCGTAAAGAAAGATTTTAATGGTTCTGTAAAAGAATTGGCAAAGCGTTTTCTTCTTTATGGCGTGATGGCTGAAATCTTCGCTCGTGAAACAGGATTTAATAAAGGACTGGGAGGAAGTATGCACGCATTCTTTCTGCCATTCGGCATATATCCCAACAATGCTATTGTAGGAGGAAGCGCCGACATTGCCGTAGGAGCCGCTTTATTTAAAAAAGTAAACCGTAAACCCGGACTTGTCGTAGCAAACATTGGTGATGCTTCCATGGCCTGCGGCCCTGTATGGGAAGGGATGATGTTTGCTGCCATGGATCAGTTCAAACAGTTATGGGCTGATGATATGAAAGGCGGGTTACCCGTTGTCATCAATATCATGAATAACCATTATGGCATGGGAGGTCAAACATGCGGAGAGACAATGGGTTATGATATTGCAGCACGGATAGGCGCCGGCATCAATCCGGAACAGATGCATGCAGAACGGGTAGACGGATATAATCCGCTGGCTGTAATCGATGCATACCGCCGCAAACGAGAGATTATTGACAAACAAAAAGGAGGCCCGGTTCTGCTTGATGTTATGACCTATCGTTATAGCGGGCATTCACCATCCGATGCCTCTTCCTACCGTTCGAAAGAAGAGATGGAAGCATGGGAAGAGCAGGACTGTATTTTACAGTTCGGGAAAAAGCTGATTGAAGCCAACATAGCCACCCAGATTGATCTGGACAAAATACAAGACAGTGTCAAGGGAAGCATGGTCGATGTCTTTAAACTTGCTATTGATGAAGAAATTTCACCACGGATGGATTTGCATAAGACTCCTGAGTTATTGGGAGACATGATGTTTTCCAATAAAACAGTGGATTCATTTTCGAATGCTACTCCTGATGTGAACCACCCGTTGAATGAAAATCCCCGAGTCAAGCAAATTGCCGGAAAAGAACGTTTTGTTACGGACAAGGAGGGGAAACCCGTATCGAAGATGAAACAATATCAACTGCGCGATGGATTATTCGAAGCTATTATTCACCGTTTTTATGAAGATCCCACGTTGATTGCCTACGGGGAAGAAAACAGAGACTGGGGTGGCGCTTTTGCCGTCTATCGCGGCCTTACGGAAGCCCTACCCTACCATCGTCTTTTCAACACACCTATTGCCGAAGCTTCTATTGTCGGGACAGCCATCGGATACGCCATGTGTGGCGGGCGGGTGATTCCCGAAATCATGTACTGTGATTTCTTGGGACGTTCCGGAGACGAAGTATTCAACCAACTGCCCAAATGGCAGGCTATGAGTGGTAATATTTTGAAAATGCCGGTTGTAGTGCGTGTGTCCGTTGGATCAAAATATGGAGCGCAACATTCACAGGATTGGACATCACTGGTGGCTCATATTCCGGGATTGAAAGTTTGCTTCCCAGTTACTCCATACGACGCCAAAGGACTTATGAATACTGCATTACAAGGAACAGACCCCGTGATTTTTTTCGAAAGCCAACGTATTTATGAAATAGGAGAACAATTTCATGAAGGAGGAGTACCTAAAGGTTATTATGAAATACCTTTCGGTGAACCTGATATCAAGCGTGAAGGAAAAGATATTACCATTCTTACCATTGGAGCCACATTGTATCGCGCCCTGGAAGCGGCAAAGATATTGGAAGAAAAATACGGAATGAGTGCGGAGGTGATTGATGCTCGTTCATTGGTACCATTCAATTATGAAAAAGTCATTGAATCGGTAAAGAAAACCGGCAGAATTGTTTTATCAAGCGATGCCACCCAGCGCGGCTCTTTCCTCAATGACATGGCTCAGAATATCTCGGAATTGGCTTTTGATTATCTGGATGCGCCTCCGGTAGTTGTCGGTTCGCGTAACTGGATCACTCCGGCTTACGAACTTGAATATGCATTCTTCCCTCAACCGGAAACCATTATCGATGCTATTCATGAGAAAATCATCCCGCTGAAGGGTTATGTTCCTTTTGCTAATTTTACCGATGCAGAACAAATTCGCCGCGCAAAACTGGGAATCTAA
- a CDS encoding SDR family NAD(P)-dependent oxidoreductase, translating to MKEIQQLIEISQFYGRDSRFVIAGGGNTSYKNGETIWVKASGSSLATIAEDGFAVLDRSKLNLMSDKQYSNNATEREEEVKNDLAAATLSKGRRPSVETSMHNVIDYAFVVHLHPTAVNGLMCSQDAEVNLKKLFGGQALYIEYTDPGYVLFKKVEDAIKQYRNNFNQEPQVIWLQNHGIFVAANTIEEIKELYDQIFHTLAKTIGSPIPEGERAACSHTEEILPGLRMMLSNEGIKTLKLRKNELIKFFYDREEEQVGIARPFTPDAIVYCKSNYIFLNEVEPESVLSAAQKAIPEFQNKFGYLPKVILIKGIGIVAVGDNAKQCDIILDVFEDAIKIAYLAKSFGGAHPMTQEQIDFIDHWEVENYRRSVATGSSSGRVENKTFVVTGAAQGFGEGIARCLLQEGANIVVADMNGAVGIATVERFNIMAKNNRALFVKTDVSNIPSIENLVHQTVCHFGAIDCFISNAGVLRAGGLEEMTPENFEFVTKINYNAYFYCTKVVSRVLKLQTKYASAAYYADIIQINSKSGLRGSKANFAYAGGKFGGVGLTQSFALELAPFRIKVNAICPGNFYEGPLWSDPENGLFVQYLKAGKVPGAKTVEDVKEFYLAQVPMKKGCSPEDVTKGVYYLMEQCGETGQALPITGGQVMLS from the coding sequence ATGAAAGAGATACAACAACTGATCGAAATATCGCAATTTTACGGACGCGATAGCCGTTTTGTGATTGCCGGCGGAGGCAATACTTCGTACAAAAATGGCGAAACAATATGGGTAAAAGCCAGCGGATCGTCATTGGCTACAATTGCCGAAGATGGTTTTGCCGTGCTTGACCGTTCCAAACTTAACCTGATGTCGGACAAGCAATACAGTAATAATGCCACAGAACGGGAAGAGGAGGTCAAGAACGATTTAGCCGCCGCTACCCTCTCCAAAGGGAGACGACCTTCAGTTGAGACTTCGATGCATAATGTCATTGATTACGCTTTTGTAGTGCATTTGCATCCGACAGCCGTGAATGGATTGATGTGCTCCCAAGATGCAGAAGTGAATCTGAAGAAGCTTTTCGGAGGGCAGGCGTTATATATTGAATACACTGATCCGGGCTATGTATTGTTCAAAAAAGTGGAAGATGCCATCAAACAGTATCGTAATAACTTCAATCAGGAGCCACAGGTAATCTGGTTACAAAACCACGGCATCTTCGTTGCAGCCAACACCATTGAAGAAATAAAAGAGCTTTACGATCAAATTTTTCATACACTTGCTAAAACGATTGGCTCCCCTATTCCTGAAGGCGAACGCGCAGCTTGTTCCCACACCGAGGAAATCCTTCCCGGACTTCGTATGATGCTTTCAAACGAAGGGATTAAAACATTAAAACTTCGCAAGAATGAACTGATAAAATTCTTCTATGACAGAGAGGAAGAACAGGTCGGCATTGCCCGTCCTTTTACTCCCGATGCGATTGTCTATTGCAAATCGAACTATATCTTTCTGAATGAGGTAGAACCTGAATCTGTATTATCTGCCGCTCAAAAAGCCATCCCGGAGTTTCAGAATAAATTCGGCTATTTACCCAAAGTCATTCTCATAAAAGGCATTGGAATTGTAGCTGTAGGTGATAATGCCAAACAATGCGACATCATCCTCGATGTATTCGAAGATGCCATAAAAATAGCTTATCTGGCAAAATCGTTCGGTGGCGCACATCCGATGACACAAGAGCAAATCGATTTTATCGATCACTGGGAAGTGGAAAATTATCGCCGCAGTGTAGCAACAGGCTCTTCTTCCGGTCGTGTTGAAAATAAAACTTTTGTGGTAACCGGAGCAGCCCAGGGCTTTGGAGAAGGCATAGCCCGCTGCCTGCTACAGGAAGGAGCCAATATTGTAGTTGCCGACATGAATGGGGCCGTTGGCATAGCTACGGTGGAACGTTTCAACATCATGGCAAAAAACAACCGCGCTCTTTTTGTAAAAACCGATGTCAGTAATATTCCAAGCATTGAAAACCTGGTTCATCAGACAGTTTGTCACTTTGGCGCTATCGACTGTTTCATAAGCAATGCAGGTGTTCTACGGGCAGGAGGACTGGAGGAGATGACTCCCGAAAATTTTGAGTTTGTCACCAAGATCAATTACAACGCCTATTTCTATTGCACCAAAGTGGTAAGCCGCGTACTGAAATTGCAAACAAAATATGCATCAGCCGCTTATTATGCCGACATTATCCAGATCAATTCCAAATCAGGATTACGTGGTAGCAAAGCCAATTTTGCTTATGCAGGCGGAAAATTCGGGGGAGTTGGATTGACCCAGTCATTTGCACTCGAACTGGCACCATTCCGGATTAAAGTCAACGCTATCTGTCCGGGTAATTTTTATGAAGGCCCGCTATGGAGTGATCCTGAAAATGGCCTTTTCGTACAATATCTTAAAGCAGGGAAAGTGCCCGGAGCCAAAACAGTTGAAGATGTAAAGGAGTTTTACCTGGCCCAAGTACCCATGAAAAAAGGATGTTCACCGGAAGATGTTACGAAAGGAGTATATTACCTGATGGAACAATGCGGAGAAACCGGTCAGGCATTACCAATTACCGGAGGACAGGTAATGCTTTCATAA
- a CDS encoding four helix bundle protein, with amino-acid sequence MHNFKKLVIWTKSVEFVTEIYKTTSTFPENERFGLVSQLQRAAVSVPTNIAEGSAKSSTKDFARFLEISLGSTFELETELFVSLNLSYVNLEQYNQLINKLTELQKMILGFKEKLQSENQEPRIKT; translated from the coding sequence ATGCATAATTTCAAGAAATTAGTTATTTGGACAAAATCAGTAGAATTTGTTACTGAGATTTATAAAACGACTAGCACATTCCCTGAAAATGAACGTTTTGGCTTAGTTTCTCAGTTACAAAGAGCAGCAGTGTCTGTCCCTACAAATATTGCAGAAGGTTCTGCAAAATCAAGTACTAAAGATTTTGCCCGTTTTCTCGAGATTTCTCTTGGTTCTACTTTTGAACTGGAAACAGAATTATTTGTTTCTCTCAATTTATCATATGTCAATTTGGAACAATATAATCAGTTGATTAATAAACTAACTGAACTACAAAAGATGATACTTGGATTCAAAGAAAAATTACAATCTGAGAATCAGGAGCCAAGAATCAAGACTTGA
- a CDS encoding zinc-binding dehydrogenase, with protein MKTKAIRLYGKKDLRMEEFELPQIQDNEILAKVVSDSLCMSSYKASSQGADHKRIPNDVAQNPIIIGHEFAGELVQVGTKWAHKFKAGDKFSIQPALNYENGPVGILSAPGYSYPYIGGDATYVIIPNEVMEQDCLLAYNGEGYYPASLAEPLSCVIGAMHANYHLTPGSYVHKMEIVDKGKMAILAGVGPMGLAAINYVLRREERHPSLCIVTDVDQTRLDRAAKLYPVEFAATKGIDLRYINTSNMTNPAEELRAITGGSGYNDVFVFAPVKPVVEQADAILAFDGCLNFFAGPGDPKFSAMFNFYNVHYSYTHVVGTSGGNKDDMVEALDLMSKGLDPAGLVTHIGGLDAVIDATNHLPEIPGGKKLIYTHIKMPLTPIAEFEEKGKNDPLLAKLSDICKKNGGLWSVEAESYLLAHYDKQ; from the coding sequence ATGAAAACAAAAGCAATTCGTCTTTACGGCAAAAAAGATCTTCGTATGGAAGAATTTGAGTTGCCCCAAATTCAAGACAATGAAATACTGGCAAAAGTCGTTTCCGATTCGCTCTGCATGTCGTCATACAAGGCTTCGAGCCAGGGAGCCGATCACAAACGCATTCCGAATGATGTAGCTCAAAACCCAATTATCATCGGGCATGAGTTTGCCGGAGAATTGGTACAAGTAGGAACCAAATGGGCGCATAAATTCAAGGCAGGCGATAAGTTTTCCATTCAGCCGGCATTGAATTATGAAAACGGACCGGTTGGCATACTCAGCGCACCAGGATACAGTTACCCATATATCGGCGGTGATGCCACCTATGTGATCATTCCAAACGAAGTAATGGAACAGGATTGCCTGTTGGCCTATAACGGAGAAGGATATTATCCGGCATCGTTAGCAGAACCGCTATCATGTGTGATTGGAGCCATGCATGCCAATTACCATCTTACTCCCGGCAGTTATGTCCATAAAATGGAGATTGTTGATAAAGGGAAGATGGCCATTCTGGCAGGTGTAGGGCCTATGGGTCTGGCAGCGATCAATTATGTACTCCGGCGGGAAGAGCGGCATCCGTCGCTTTGTATCGTAACCGATGTGGATCAAACCCGGCTGGATCGCGCTGCAAAGCTTTATCCGGTTGAATTTGCCGCCACAAAGGGCATTGACTTGCGTTACATCAACACTTCGAATATGACAAATCCTGCCGAAGAGTTAAGAGCAATAACCGGCGGAAGTGGTTATAACGATGTTTTTGTATTTGCTCCGGTTAAACCGGTTGTTGAGCAGGCAGATGCTATTCTGGCATTTGATGGTTGCCTGAATTTCTTTGCAGGACCTGGTGATCCGAAGTTTAGCGCCATGTTCAATTTTTACAACGTACATTATAGCTATACGCATGTGGTAGGAACCAGTGGAGGCAATAAAGACGACATGGTGGAAGCGCTTGATCTGATGTCTAAAGGGCTTGATCCGGCAGGACTGGTAACACATATCGGCGGACTTGATGCTGTCATTGACGCAACCAACCATTTACCCGAAATCCCCGGTGGAAAAAAACTAATTTATACCCATATTAAAATGCCTCTGACCCCTATTGCTGAGTTTGAAGAAAAAGGGAAAAATGATCCGCTTCTGGCCAAATTATCCGATATTTGTAAAAAAAACGGGGGACTTTGGTCTGTTGAAGCAGAAAGCTATTTGCTAGCTCATTATGACAAACAGTAG
- a CDS encoding class II aldolase/adducin family protein, with translation MKQLDTQLMHPSEQLTIIISRIYRSGMTTTSGGNISIKDDNGDIWITPSAIDKGSLTPADIVCVKKDGTITGKHKPSSEYPFHKAIYDIRPEMTAVIHAHPPALVSFSIVGEIPNTNIIPQAKNICGPIGFAPYALPGSQQLGENIAHEFKTHPEYKAVIMENHGVVLGGTDLMDAYQRFETLEFCARTIINAKTIGTPKYLTDKQIIDFEKALNVNIQPFMDVTYPSDERAIRAEICRIVRRACDQGLMISTYGTVSVRWKDNDFLITPPNIARWDILPEHIVQVKNGMVEAGKHPSRSVALHQLIYQTNPKVNSIILTQSPNLMAFGTTGEKFDVRTIPESWIFLKDVSSVPFGTQHENAAAVAEILQNVPAVIVENDSVIVTGNKLLETFDHLEVAEFSAKSLVMAAPIGKLKPINDEQIEELRIAFNVQ, from the coding sequence ATGAAACAACTTGACACTCAATTGATGCATCCCAGCGAGCAACTGACTATTATCATCAGTCGCATTTATCGTAGCGGAATGACAACAACCTCCGGAGGGAACATCTCTATCAAAGATGACAATGGAGACATTTGGATCACACCGTCAGCCATAGATAAAGGGTCTTTGACTCCGGCTGATATTGTGTGCGTAAAAAAAGACGGAACCATCACCGGCAAACACAAGCCGTCGTCGGAATATCCTTTTCACAAAGCTATCTATGATATTCGTCCGGAAATGACGGCAGTTATTCATGCTCATCCGCCCGCCCTGGTATCCTTTAGCATTGTGGGCGAAATTCCAAACACCAATATTATTCCACAGGCTAAAAATATCTGTGGACCTATCGGTTTCGCTCCCTATGCCTTACCAGGCAGTCAGCAATTGGGAGAAAATATAGCGCATGAATTCAAAACGCACCCTGAATATAAAGCGGTAATAATGGAAAATCATGGCGTTGTGCTTGGCGGTACAGACCTGATGGATGCATACCAACGATTTGAAACGCTTGAATTTTGTGCCCGTACCATTATCAATGCAAAAACCATTGGCACGCCCAAGTATCTTACAGATAAGCAGATTATAGACTTTGAAAAAGCGCTGAATGTGAATATCCAGCCTTTTATGGATGTGACGTATCCGTCGGACGAACGCGCAATTCGAGCAGAAATCTGCAGGATTGTTCGTCGCGCCTGCGATCAGGGATTGATGATCAGTACGTATGGAACAGTTTCTGTTCGTTGGAAAGATAACGATTTTCTAATTACTCCTCCCAATATTGCACGTTGGGATATTCTTCCCGAACACATCGTGCAGGTGAAAAACGGAATGGTAGAAGCAGGTAAACATCCAAGCCGTTCGGTGGCGTTACACCAACTGATCTATCAGACTAATCCGAAAGTTAACTCTATTATCCTGACCCAGTCTCCAAACCTGATGGCGTTTGGTACTACAGGAGAAAAGTTCGATGTACGCACTATACCGGAAAGCTGGATTTTCCTTAAAGATGTTTCTTCTGTTCCTTTCGGCACACAACACGAAAATGCGGCTGCTGTTGCCGAAATCTTGCAAAATGTTCCTGCCGTAATTGTAGAAAATGATTCTGTAATTGTAACAGGGAACAAATTATTGGAGACATTCGACCACCTCGAAGTTGCCGAATTCAGCGCCAAATCGTTGGTTATGGCAGCGCCTATCGGCAAGCTGAAACCGATCAATGACGAGCAGATCGAAGAATTGCGGATCGCCTTTAACGTTCAATAG
- a CDS encoding lipoate--protein ligase family protein produces the protein MQIIVSESFSPSFNLASEQFLLTERQHDVLFFYINSPCVVLGRNQNAYAEANLPFCREQGITVIRRLSGGGAVYHDNGTINFCFITRKENQPLDHDRLAEIEEALDDLGITTTRGDRKDLYINQKKISGTALHCTIDNVLFHGTLLYNTNLNQLQQALSPSFQMESKAVKSVKSDVTNIIDAQSGNINRQSIEHHAGSTNFLAHLLRYFSKKYSSKIQHFTPLEKHVIQELQTTRYDTWDWNFGQSPKTTLHQTLRYGRNSYTLTFKIEKGQITEIQGACPSSLKNLLLAQHADKLWDFIASNKL, from the coding sequence ATGCAAATCATTGTCAGCGAAAGTTTTTCGCCGTCATTTAATCTTGCATCAGAACAATTTCTACTGACAGAACGTCAACATGACGTTCTGTTTTTCTATATCAACTCCCCTTGCGTCGTACTGGGACGTAATCAAAACGCTTATGCAGAGGCCAATTTGCCCTTTTGCCGTGAACAAGGAATAACTGTTATCCGAAGATTATCAGGCGGCGGAGCTGTCTATCACGACAATGGTACCATTAACTTCTGCTTCATTACCCGAAAAGAAAATCAACCTCTGGATCACGACAGACTTGCTGAAATTGAAGAAGCTTTAGATGATTTAGGGATTACTACAACACGGGGTGATCGCAAAGACTTATATATCAATCAGAAAAAAATTTCAGGAACCGCTTTGCATTGTACCATTGATAACGTTCTGTTTCATGGGACACTGTTGTATAATACAAATCTCAACCAGCTTCAACAAGCTTTATCTCCAAGTTTTCAGATGGAGAGTAAAGCTGTCAAATCGGTCAAAAGCGACGTAACCAATATCATAGATGCCCAATCAGGGAACATCAATCGGCAAAGCATTGAACACCACGCAGGCTCCACAAACTTCCTAGCACATCTACTGCGTTATTTTTCAAAAAAATACTCAAGCAAAATCCAACATTTTACTCCATTAGAAAAGCATGTAATTCAAGAATTACAAACAACAAGGTATGACACATGGGATTGGAACTTTGGACAAAGTCCCAAAACGACATTGCACCAAACCTTGAGGTACGGACGCAATAGCTACACACTAACCTTCAAAATTGAAAAAGGACAGATAACCGAAATACAAGGTGCTTGTCCATCTTCTTTAAAAAATTTATTGCTTGCACAACATGCAGATAAGCTGTGGGATTTTATCGCTTCTAACAAGCTGTAA
- a CDS encoding oligogalacturonate lyase family protein yields the protein MKKSSLLLLVFALCVQQSLFALPTLVTGGKKMPYEWIDKDTHHLIIRLTQRPGNSASFYFTNDPFILGDNGNGDRMVFYGNNPAKGEYAMQLFTVNLSNYKITQLTFDNNRKSGEIVGRKSHNIYYQEQDRIFCVNADTKKVSLVYTFPENFKGSVTALNANETLLGGVHATSAEKAIFKANPQKRKFFTKIFEAKLPHTLFTIDLKTKQLHKLYTDSAWLNHVQFSPTDPSLMMFCHEGTWQKVNRIWTMNLVTKQVTLMHKRTMNMEIAGHEWFSPDGKTIWYDLQQPRGKVFYVGGTNVTTKKEVKYQLTRNEWSVHYTISPNEKLFAGDGGDTVSVANAKNGKWIYLFTPDGNHFSAERLVNMKYDHYHLEPNVHFSPDGKWIIFRANFEGFESVYAVKIAK from the coding sequence ATGAAGAAATCATCTTTACTTTTATTGGTATTCGCCTTATGTGTACAACAATCTCTTTTCGCATTGCCCACACTCGTTACCGGTGGAAAGAAAATGCCATATGAATGGATAGACAAAGACACTCACCACTTAATCATCCGGTTAACACAAAGGCCGGGAAACAGCGCAAGTTTCTATTTTACTAATGATCCGTTCATTTTAGGGGACAATGGGAATGGAGACCGTATGGTTTTTTATGGCAATAATCCCGCAAAAGGTGAATATGCCATGCAACTATTCACCGTTAATCTATCCAATTACAAAATCACACAACTCACCTTTGACAATAACCGTAAAAGCGGAGAAATTGTCGGAAGAAAAAGCCACAATATTTACTATCAGGAACAAGACCGCATCTTTTGTGTCAACGCCGACACAAAAAAAGTTAGTTTAGTATACACCTTTCCCGAAAATTTCAAAGGAAGCGTAACAGCCTTAAATGCAAATGAAACACTCTTGGGAGGAGTACATGCTACAAGCGCAGAAAAAGCTATTTTCAAGGCGAATCCACAAAAAAGAAAGTTTTTCACCAAGATATTTGAAGCCAAGTTACCTCATACGTTATTTACGATTGATTTAAAAACCAAACAGCTTCATAAGCTTTATACCGATAGCGCATGGCTTAATCATGTGCAATTCTCCCCAACAGACCCATCGCTAATGATGTTTTGCCATGAAGGAACCTGGCAAAAAGTTAACAGGATATGGACAATGAATCTCGTTACAAAACAAGTAACCTTAATGCACAAGCGCACCATGAATATGGAAATTGCCGGACATGAATGGTTTAGTCCTGATGGCAAAACTATTTGGTATGATTTGCAACAACCGAGAGGCAAAGTCTTTTATGTTGGAGGTACAAATGTAACAACAAAAAAAGAAGTCAAATACCAGTTAACCCGAAACGAATGGAGTGTGCATTACACCATTTCCCCTAATGAAAAATTATTTGCAGGTGACGGAGGGGATACTGTTTCGGTGGCAAATGCAAAAAACGGGAAATGGATCTATTTGTTTACCCCCGATGGGAATCATTTTTCGGCAGAACGATTGGTAAATATGAAATATGATCATTATCATTTGGAACCCAATGTGCATTTCTCTCCGGATGGGAAATGGATTATTTTCAGAGCTAATTTTGAAGGATTTGAGAGTGTTTATGCTGTAAAGATAGCAAAATAG
- the rhaM gene encoding L-rhamnose mutarotase, with translation MKREGFKMFLKPGCEAEYEKRHNAIWPELKALLKETGVSDYSIFWDKETNILFAVQKIDGGQNSQDLGSNPIVQKWWDYMADIMEVNPDHSPISIPLDELFYME, from the coding sequence ATGAAACGAGAAGGATTCAAAATGTTTTTAAAACCCGGTTGTGAAGCTGAATATGAGAAACGGCATAATGCCATTTGGCCTGAATTGAAAGCGCTTCTAAAAGAAACAGGAGTATCAGATTATTCTATTTTTTGGGATAAAGAGACAAATATACTTTTTGCCGTCCAAAAAATAGATGGAGGACAAAATTCCCAGGATTTAGGTTCAAATCCTATTGTTCAAAAATGGTGGGATTATATGGCAGACATCATGGAAGTCAATCCGGATCATTCTCCTATTTCCATTCCCCTTGACGAGCTGTTTTATATGGAATAA